The Citrifermentans bemidjiense Bem genome window below encodes:
- a CDS encoding PocR ligand-binding domain-containing protein, translating into MRRLTLLLAAFCFLLAASAALGADSKARMIRVAAFNFYPCIFQQEGKVQGGFVDLIDEVARREGWKVEYLYGDWADGISRIKNGEVDLLTAVAWTPERSKFLDYSKTPLLTVWGELYVRRQSQLSNLKEIQGKSVAVMKADFNGASFRNMIDKFGISCRFVEYGNFEQIFDAVSSGKVDAGVVNNTFGTAKQHQYGLASSGIIFNPFDIYLAAGKGENVQVLAALDRYLAAWRAAEGSPYHLALKRWSYGNAAALHVTPQWLFPALIGCVLIWGAATAFIVLLRRQVNRKTREMARQAEDRLRIEETLFFINECGARQREDELLAGICQYLCACLDTDYAFVGELLAEKGRIRTRSFQGRGGGIEDLEYDLLGAPCQDVVGKALRIHPSGVRELYPLQRMLQDLEAEGYAGLPLRDSQGNAIGILAILSRRPLANLPIIGTVLRIAGARMAQELEAMSHLEDLNLKDFTIENINDAVYWVTPQGSIWYANHAASAMLGYSREEFLCMAVAELNPAYPMEVWNEYWQELKLKGTLQLETAHRAKDGRMVPVEITSNYCSYNGTEFNCATVRDIAERKHMELALEHRLAVLTEPMVNLARITVEDLFDLEELQAIQDSFAESHGVASLITDAQGRPVTRPSNFCELCEVIRGTEAGLANCRHSDAALVGMDRSGPCLQPCLSGGLWDGGAGIHVGGYHVGNWLVGQVLDESCDLERMVQYADEIGADPVRYRDALSRVQRMSREQFEKVCRSLFQIAGQLSRMAIQNVQQAQHIADRVRSEELLLEYRKVIECSQDQICVIDRDYRYRIANRSFLEYRRMSLDEVVGRTVAEVLGEELFAEVKPQVDECLAGNAVSFEIETESAEQGARSLAVAYNPIEDKSGSIRVACVISDQTEKKHLGEQLRQSQKMEAVGHLAGGIAHDFNNILTVIVGYGNLLEMDGSLTPHQKEQVEQIVAASERGAQLTRGLLTFSRRQIMNPCVLDLNALVNQIQKFLLRIIGEDIRLRFNPHPDALNVWADASQLEQILMNLATNARDAMPQGGGLSIETGVQEIDEAYARSQGYGSPGRYACMMVSDTGEGMDQKTRERIFEPFFSTKVVGKGTGLGMSIVYGIVKQHKGFINVYSEPGEGTAFKIYLPLIEREAEQEARPYASDIPEMGSETILLAEDDSGVRRLVESLLEQYGYRVILAADGSECVQKYFDHRDEISLILMDVIMPGKNGREAFEEIRTIDPKARVLYSSGYTADFMKIRGVFEESVDLVMKPVQPVALLKKVREVLDR; encoded by the coding sequence GTGAGGCGTCTCACTCTTTTACTCGCTGCGTTTTGCTTTCTTTTAGCCGCCTCCGCGGCTTTGGGTGCGGACTCCAAGGCGCGCATGATCCGGGTCGCCGCGTTCAATTTCTACCCCTGCATCTTTCAGCAGGAGGGGAAGGTCCAGGGGGGCTTCGTGGACCTGATCGACGAGGTGGCCCGGCGCGAAGGATGGAAGGTCGAGTACCTCTACGGCGACTGGGCCGACGGCATCTCCCGCATCAAGAACGGGGAGGTCGACCTCCTCACCGCCGTCGCCTGGACCCCCGAGCGCTCCAAGTTCCTCGACTACTCGAAGACCCCTCTTCTGACCGTGTGGGGGGAGTTGTACGTCCGCCGCCAGTCCCAGCTGAGCAACCTGAAAGAGATCCAGGGAAAGAGCGTCGCCGTGATGAAGGCCGACTTCAACGGCGCCAGCTTCCGCAACATGATCGACAAGTTCGGCATCAGCTGCCGATTCGTCGAGTACGGCAACTTTGAGCAGATCTTCGACGCCGTCTCCTCGGGCAAGGTGGACGCCGGCGTGGTCAACAACACCTTCGGCACCGCCAAACAGCACCAGTACGGTCTCGCCTCCTCCGGGATCATCTTCAACCCCTTCGATATCTATCTCGCCGCCGGCAAGGGCGAAAACGTCCAGGTGCTCGCCGCCTTGGACCGGTACCTGGCCGCCTGGCGCGCCGCAGAGGGCTCCCCCTACCACCTTGCGCTCAAGCGCTGGTCCTACGGCAACGCGGCCGCGCTCCACGTCACCCCCCAATGGCTCTTTCCCGCCTTGATCGGCTGCGTCCTTATCTGGGGGGCGGCGACTGCGTTCATCGTACTTTTGCGCAGGCAGGTGAACCGCAAGACCCGGGAGATGGCGCGACAGGCGGAGGATCGCCTGAGGATCGAGGAGACCCTCTTCTTCATCAACGAGTGCGGTGCCCGACAGCGCGAGGACGAGCTCCTTGCCGGGATCTGCCAGTACCTCTGCGCCTGCCTGGATACCGACTACGCCTTCGTCGGAGAGCTGTTGGCGGAGAAGGGGCGCATCAGGACCCGCAGCTTCCAAGGGCGAGGCGGCGGGATCGAGGACCTGGAGTACGACCTGCTGGGCGCGCCTTGCCAGGATGTGGTGGGGAAAGCGCTTCGCATCCACCCAAGCGGGGTCAGGGAGCTGTACCCGCTGCAGCGCATGCTGCAAGATCTGGAGGCGGAGGGGTACGCCGGCTTACCGCTCAGGGACAGCCAGGGGAACGCGATCGGGATCCTCGCCATCTTGAGCCGCCGGCCGCTGGCCAACCTCCCCATCATCGGGACAGTGCTCCGGATCGCCGGCGCGCGGATGGCCCAGGAGCTGGAGGCGATGAGCCACCTGGAAGACCTGAACCTCAAGGACTTCACCATAGAGAACATCAACGACGCCGTCTATTGGGTGACGCCGCAAGGAAGCATCTGGTACGCCAACCATGCCGCCTCGGCCATGCTCGGCTACAGCAGGGAGGAGTTTCTCTGCATGGCGGTAGCGGAGCTGAACCCTGCCTACCCGATGGAAGTCTGGAACGAGTACTGGCAAGAGCTGAAACTGAAGGGGACCCTGCAGCTGGAGACGGCGCACCGGGCGAAGGACGGCCGGATGGTCCCGGTGGAGATCACCTCCAACTACTGCAGCTACAACGGGACCGAGTTCAACTGCGCCACGGTGAGGGACATTGCCGAGCGCAAGCATATGGAACTCGCGCTGGAGCACCGGCTGGCGGTTCTGACCGAGCCGATGGTGAACCTGGCCCGGATTACGGTGGAGGACCTCTTCGACCTGGAAGAGCTGCAGGCGATCCAGGACAGCTTCGCCGAGTCCCACGGGGTAGCTTCCCTCATCACCGACGCTCAAGGGCGTCCCGTCACCCGCCCCAGCAATTTCTGCGAACTCTGCGAGGTGATACGCGGCACCGAGGCCGGGCTTGCCAACTGCAGGCACTCCGATGCCGCTCTGGTGGGGATGGACCGGTCCGGCCCCTGCCTGCAGCCCTGCCTGAGCGGCGGGCTCTGGGACGGCGGCGCGGGGATACACGTAGGCGGCTACCACGTGGGCAACTGGCTGGTGGGGCAGGTGCTGGACGAGTCCTGCGACCTTGAGCGCATGGTGCAGTACGCAGACGAGATTGGGGCCGATCCGGTGCGTTACCGCGACGCGCTCTCCCGGGTTCAGAGGATGTCCAGGGAGCAGTTCGAGAAGGTATGCCGCTCCCTGTTCCAGATCGCCGGGCAGCTCTCCCGGATGGCGATCCAGAACGTGCAGCAGGCCCAGCATATCGCCGACCGCGTCCGCAGCGAGGAACTGCTGCTGGAATACCGCAAGGTGATCGAGTGCTCCCAGGACCAGATCTGCGTCATTGACCGCGACTACCGCTACCGGATAGCCAACCGCTCCTTTTTGGAGTACCGGCGGATGAGCCTGGATGAGGTGGTGGGGCGGACCGTGGCGGAGGTGCTGGGTGAAGAGCTTTTCGCGGAGGTTAAGCCGCAGGTGGATGAGTGTCTGGCAGGAAACGCGGTCAGCTTCGAGATCGAGACCGAATCGGCGGAGCAGGGGGCGCGCTCACTGGCGGTGGCCTACAACCCCATCGAGGACAAAAGCGGCAGCATCCGCGTCGCTTGCGTCATCAGCGACCAGACCGAGAAGAAACATCTGGGCGAGCAGCTGAGGCAATCGCAGAAGATGGAGGCGGTCGGCCACCTGGCTGGCGGCATCGCCCACGACTTCAATAACATCCTGACCGTTATCGTCGGCTACGGGAATCTCCTGGAGATGGACGGGAGCCTGACCCCGCACCAGAAGGAGCAGGTGGAACAGATCGTGGCGGCCTCGGAGAGGGGGGCGCAGCTTACGCGCGGACTCCTTACCTTCAGCCGCAGGCAAATCATGAACCCGTGCGTGCTCGACCTGAACGCGCTGGTGAACCAGATCCAGAAGTTCCTGTTGCGCATCATCGGCGAGGACATCCGACTCCGTTTCAATCCGCATCCCGACGCGCTCAACGTCTGGGCCGATGCCAGCCAACTGGAGCAGATCCTGATGAACCTTGCCACCAACGCCCGCGACGCCATGCCCCAGGGCGGCGGACTCTCCATCGAGACGGGGGTGCAGGAGATCGACGAGGCGTACGCGCGTTCCCAGGGGTACGGCAGCCCCGGACGCTACGCCTGCATGATGGTGTCCGACACCGGCGAGGGGATGGACCAGAAGACCCGGGAGCGGATTTTCGAGCCCTTCTTCTCCACCAAAGTGGTCGGAAAGGGGACCGGGCTCGGCATGTCCATCGTCTACGGCATCGTCAAGCAGCACAAGGGGTTCATCAACGTCTACAGCGAGCCGGGGGAAGGGACCGCCTTCAAGATCTACCTGCCGCTGATCGAAAGGGAAGCGGAGCAGGAGGCGCGCCCCTACGCGAGCGATATCCCGGAAATGGGGTCCGAGACCATCCTGCTGGCGGAGGACGATTCAGGGGTGAGGAGGCTGGTCGAATCGCTCCTGGAGCAATACGGCTATCGCGTCATCCTGGCCGCGGATGGCAGCGAGTGCGTGCAGAAATATTTCGATCACCGGGACGAGATCTCGCTGATCCTGATGGACGTGATCATGCCCGGCAAGAACGGGCGCGAGGCGTTCGAAGAGATTCGTACCATCGACCCCAAGGCGAGGGTGCTCTACTCCAGCGGTTACACCGCCGACTTTATGAAGATCCGGGGCGTGTTCGAGGAGTCCGTCGACCTGGTCATGAAGCCGGTCCAGCCGGTGGCGCTATTGAAAAAGGTGAGAGAGGTGCTGGATCGGTGA
- a CDS encoding CheR family methyltransferase, with protein sequence MAFTFFMRDQPTLEHAADHMIAYASGRSRIKIWDAGSALGQETYTIAMIFAEKMNSFGFKNLRIDATDYDSANNFGDVVKAATYPYEELQRTPVPLFSKYFEPAEKPGQHRVVQLLRDRVFFQYHDLLSLQPVGNDYCLVVCKNVMLHFQYKERVEVFRMFHKALAQGGYLATENTQKLPPEVAHLFEQVVPDAQLYKKVGG encoded by the coding sequence ATGGCCTTCACTTTTTTCATGCGGGACCAACCGACGCTCGAACACGCCGCCGACCACATGATCGCCTACGCCTCCGGGCGGAGCAGGATCAAGATCTGGGACGCCGGCTCCGCGCTCGGACAGGAAACCTACACCATCGCGATGATCTTCGCGGAAAAGATGAACTCCTTCGGGTTCAAGAACCTCCGCATCGACGCCACCGACTACGACAGCGCCAACAACTTCGGCGACGTGGTCAAGGCCGCCACCTACCCCTACGAGGAACTGCAGCGCACCCCGGTGCCGCTCTTCTCCAAGTACTTCGAACCGGCGGAGAAGCCCGGCCAGCACCGGGTGGTGCAGCTTTTGCGCGACAGGGTGTTCTTCCAGTACCACGACCTCCTCTCCCTCCAACCGGTCGGAAACGACTATTGCCTGGTGGTATGCAAGAACGTCATGCTCCATTTCCAGTACAAGGAGCGAGTCGAGGTCTTCAGGATGTTCCACAAGGCCCTCGCTCAGGGCGGGTACCTGGCGACCGAAAATACGCAAAAGTTGCCGCCGGAGGTGGCCCACCTCTTCGAGCAGGTGGTGCCGGACGCCCAACTTTACAAGAAGGTCGGCGGCTGA
- a CDS encoding chemotaxis protein CheA — protein sequence MQDNFIQAFKDEARELLADLEDALLEMEENPGDLGIVGRVFRTMHTIKGSGAMFGFDDIAAFTHNVETVYDLVRNGELAVSKELVTLSLEARDRILAMLEAAECGLAVDQGLNDRVIERFRALVPGGSTGAGSSHASAAATAPEPEEQAAVTYRIRFRPSPEIFNAGINPLALIAEMQELGPCTVVAHASSIEPLESFEPEQCHLFWDIILTTSAGEDAIKDVFIFVIDDCEISITAIDDGSRQDEYKKLGQILIERGDMTAQQMEAILGRQKRFGELAVEAGVVDAETVTSALLEQRHVKEVRQERQSQGPEGASSIRVAAEKLDVLVNLVGELVTVQARLSMVAQELKKHTELVSVAEEVERLTNDLRDNALDIRMLPIGATFSKFKRLVRDLSSELGKEIELTTAGAETELDKTVIEKLNDPLVHVIRNSIDHGIETPEERTAKGKPRAGTIRLSAVHSGDSVLITIKDDGAGLNVDAIRAKAVEHKIIQPNAELTEKEIWNLIFAPGFSTAAKVTSVSGRGVGMDVVKQAIEGLRGTIDVNSSAEGTSIMLKIPLTLAIIESLLVQIGKDRFVLPLSMVDECILHSKGDIDKSHGREILMVREKLVPYVPLRRMFRIPGDAPDIQQVVICQLEGKRVGLLVDWVIGEHQTVIKSLGRMYQQVEGMSGATILGDGSVALILDVPTIMQAAEHAP from the coding sequence ATGCAGGATAATTTTATCCAGGCCTTCAAGGACGAGGCGAGGGAACTGCTGGCGGACCTGGAGGATGCGCTCCTGGAGATGGAGGAGAATCCGGGAGATCTTGGCATCGTCGGTCGCGTCTTCCGCACCATGCACACCATCAAGGGGTCCGGGGCCATGTTCGGCTTCGACGACATCGCGGCCTTCACCCACAACGTGGAGACCGTGTACGACCTGGTGCGCAACGGCGAGTTGGCCGTCAGCAAGGAGCTGGTCACCCTGAGCCTGGAGGCGCGGGACCGCATCCTCGCCATGCTGGAGGCGGCCGAGTGCGGACTTGCGGTGGACCAGGGGCTGAACGACCGTGTCATCGAGCGTTTCCGGGCGCTGGTCCCCGGCGGCTCGACCGGAGCAGGCTCCTCCCACGCTTCCGCCGCAGCAACGGCACCGGAACCGGAGGAGCAGGCGGCTGTCACCTACCGGATCCGGTTCCGTCCATCCCCGGAAATCTTCAACGCCGGCATCAATCCTCTCGCCCTGATCGCCGAGATGCAGGAACTCGGCCCCTGCACCGTAGTGGCGCATGCCTCCTCGATAGAGCCCCTGGAGAGCTTCGAGCCCGAGCAGTGCCACCTTTTCTGGGACATCATCCTCACTACCTCCGCGGGGGAAGACGCCATCAAAGATGTCTTCATTTTCGTCATCGACGACTGCGAAATCTCTATTACCGCGATCGACGACGGCTCCAGGCAGGACGAGTACAAGAAGCTGGGGCAGATCCTCATCGAGCGCGGCGACATGACGGCGCAGCAGATGGAGGCGATCCTGGGGCGCCAGAAGAGGTTCGGCGAGCTTGCCGTGGAGGCGGGGGTGGTCGATGCCGAAACGGTGACCTCGGCCCTTTTGGAACAGCGCCATGTCAAGGAGGTGCGCCAAGAGCGCCAGTCGCAGGGGCCTGAGGGCGCATCGAGCATCAGGGTGGCAGCCGAGAAGCTGGACGTGCTGGTCAACCTGGTGGGTGAGCTGGTCACCGTTCAGGCCAGGCTCAGCATGGTGGCCCAGGAGCTCAAGAAGCACACCGAACTGGTTTCGGTGGCCGAGGAGGTGGAGCGGCTCACCAACGACCTGAGGGACAACGCGCTCGACATCAGGATGCTCCCGATCGGCGCCACCTTCTCCAAATTCAAGCGGCTGGTGCGGGATCTCTCCTCGGAACTGGGCAAGGAGATCGAGCTTACCACCGCGGGGGCGGAGACGGAGCTCGACAAGACCGTCATCGAAAAGCTGAACGACCCGCTGGTGCACGTGATACGCAACAGCATCGACCACGGCATAGAGACCCCGGAGGAGCGGACGGCCAAGGGGAAACCAAGGGCCGGCACCATCAGGCTCTCCGCGGTCCACTCCGGCGATAGCGTGCTCATCACCATAAAAGACGACGGCGCGGGGCTTAACGTCGACGCCATAAGGGCCAAGGCGGTGGAGCACAAGATCATTCAGCCTAACGCCGAACTCACCGAGAAGGAGATCTGGAACCTCATCTTCGCCCCCGGTTTCTCAACGGCCGCCAAGGTCACCAGCGTCTCCGGGCGCGGCGTCGGCATGGACGTGGTGAAGCAGGCGATCGAGGGGCTGCGCGGCACCATCGACGTGAACAGCTCGGCTGAGGGGACCAGCATCATGCTGAAGATCCCCCTCACCCTGGCCATCATCGAAAGTCTCCTGGTGCAGATCGGCAAGGACAGGTTCGTCTTGCCGCTCTCCATGGTGGACGAGTGCATCCTGCACTCCAAAGGGGATATCGACAAGAGCCACGGGCGCGAGATCCTGATGGTGCGCGAGAAACTGGTCCCCTACGTCCCGCTCAGGAGGATGTTCCGTATCCCGGGGGACGCACCCGACATCCAGCAGGTGGTGATCTGCCAGCTGGAGGGAAAGCGGGTGGGCCTTTTGGTCGACTGGGTCATAGGCGAGCACCAGACGGTGATCAAGTCGCTGGGGCGGATGTACCAGCAGGTGGAGGGGATGTCCGGCGCCACTATCCTAGGCGACGGCTCGGTCGCGCTCATCCTGGACGTACCGACCATCATGCAGGCGGCGGAGCATGCGCCATGA
- a CDS encoding STAS domain-containing protein, giving the protein MATQLLKITKKKDVTLVAINGAMTIGQASELKAGLLKAFETGKPVEIQLAGVTEVDVTGLQLICSAHRSSVERGCALTVSGAEAEDLSRVARQAGMLRHVGCTHDVTNTCVWKTDD; this is encoded by the coding sequence ATGGCTACCCAGTTGCTGAAGATCACCAAGAAGAAAGATGTGACCCTGGTGGCGATCAACGGGGCTATGACCATCGGTCAGGCGTCGGAGCTTAAGGCGGGTCTCTTGAAGGCTTTCGAGACGGGAAAGCCGGTGGAGATACAGCTTGCCGGGGTGACGGAGGTGGACGTGACCGGGCTGCAGCTTATCTGCAGCGCGCACAGAAGCTCGGTGGAACGAGGGTGTGCGCTGACGGTTTCCGGGGCCGAGGCCGAGGATTTATCCCGCGTGGCCCGACAAGCCGGCATGCTGCGCCACGTCGGGTGCACCCACGACGTGACCAATACCTGCGTTTGGAAAACGGACGACTGA
- a CDS encoding Tim44 domain-containing protein, which yields MKRHLARAFTLAAAVLFLSVTVLEMGAEARVGGGRSMGSRGTRSYSGQAAPSYAQPQGSAYRQQVPPTAGPMQQQGGSFLRSMAGGVAGGLLGGMLFRGMAGAGGVGGAGGGIGIFEILLLAGIGYLIYRMVKKRRSEAALQGAGSYSYGGYEQQGATISAPYRVIEPSYNDVATGLSHLRQMDPGFDEGRFNDLVMDNFFKIQGGWMNRDLAVLAPLVTEEMKGIFRDDIDRLLRDRQVNRLENIAVRNVEITEVWQEAGQDYVTARIYANLLDYTTDENGQVITGSKTEPVKFEELWTFARPVGNNPWRLSGINQV from the coding sequence ATGAAACGACATCTAGCAAGAGCATTCACCTTAGCCGCAGCAGTCCTCTTTCTGAGCGTGACCGTGCTGGAGATGGGCGCCGAGGCACGGGTCGGCGGCGGCCGCTCCATGGGGAGCCGCGGCACGCGCAGCTATTCCGGGCAGGCGGCTCCGTCCTACGCGCAGCCACAGGGGAGCGCCTACCGGCAGCAGGTCCCCCCGACAGCAGGCCCGATGCAGCAGCAGGGCGGTTCTTTTCTCCGCTCCATGGCCGGCGGTGTCGCCGGCGGCCTTCTGGGCGGCATGCTCTTTCGCGGCATGGCAGGCGCGGGCGGGGTCGGCGGAGCGGGTGGCGGCATCGGCATCTTCGAGATCCTGCTCCTGGCCGGCATCGGCTACCTCATCTACCGCATGGTGAAAAAGCGCAGAAGCGAGGCGGCGCTGCAGGGCGCAGGCAGCTACTCCTATGGCGGTTACGAGCAGCAGGGCGCCACCATTTCAGCCCCTTACCGGGTGATTGAACCGTCCTACAACGACGTCGCTACCGGCCTTTCGCACTTGCGTCAGATGGACCCCGGCTTCGACGAGGGGCGCTTCAACGACCTGGTCATGGACAACTTCTTCAAGATCCAGGGCGGATGGATGAACCGCGACCTTGCTGTCCTCGCCCCGTTGGTGACCGAGGAGATGAAGGGGATCTTCCGCGACGACATCGACCGGCTTTTGCGCGACAGGCAGGTGAACAGGCTGGAGAACATAGCAGTTAGGAACGTGGAGATCACTGAAGTGTGGCAGGAGGCGGGCCAGGATTACGTCACCGCCCGCATCTACGCCAACCTCCTCGACTACACCACCGATGAAAACGGGCAGGTGATAACCGGAAGCAAGACCGAGCCGGTCAAATTCGAAGAACTTTGGACCTTCGCAAGGCCGGTAGGGAACAACCCCTGGAGGCTGTCGGGGATAAATCAAGTCTGA
- a CDS encoding MCP four helix bundle domain-containing protein encodes MTWFHNLKLGAKLMTGFISVALIAAVIGYVGIWKLKAIDEADRKLYEKITIPISQLQDISTSFQRIRINIRDMVAATAAADRKGFGDRIIQLREDINKTSGEFEKTIMTEEGHKLFAEFKRARGVYGPLLDQMIQLTQSNRTQEAHALVLGEGAKAAKEEQAAIDSLVEAKLAQAKLTADGNNALAKSATTIMLALLAAGVLLAVALGYFITRLVQGQLGADPKEVSEVASRVAKGDMSVAIDLAGKKGDSVMAAMHTMVESIKALIADAAMLSEAAVAGKLATRADAGKHEGDFRKIVSGVNDTLDAVIGPLNVAAEYVDRISKGDIPPRITDSYNGDFNEIKNNVNQCVETLNALISDMNNMSAQHDLGDIDVQIEAESYQGVYREMATGVNNMVSGHIAVKKKAMACIGEFGRGNFEAPLEQFPGKKAFINDTIEQVRVNLKALIADANMLSEAAVAGKLATRADAGKHQGDFRKIVQGVNETLDAVIGPLNVAAEYVDRISKGDIPPRITDSYNGDFNEIKLNLNNCIDIMNNLLLEADKVVRAAAEGRLDERANPELFVGGWKELVVGVNNIVANIVNPLMVTADYVDKVAKGVIPPVIVTEYKGQYNIIKENLNAVVKMMNELLEQTDIIIKAAADGELDRRADASLFVGGWNKLVAGVNDTVTNIVNPLMVTADHVDRIAKGDMPPMITAEYKGQYNLIKNNLNVLIEAINKITDAAKEVSHGNLMVSLQERSGNDELIQALSAMVGKITEVVTEVKQAADNVASGSVQLSANAQSMSEGASQQAAAAEEASSSMEEMSANIRQNADNAQQTEKIAVKSSEDAKEGGKAVAETVQAMKDIAGKISIIEEIARQTNMLALNAAIEAARAGEHGKGFAVVASEVRKLAERSQVAAGEISELSVSSVEVAETAGEMLSGILPDIQKTAELVQEINASSKEQDTGAQQINKAIQQLDQVIQQNASASEEMASTAEELSSQSAQLQSTIAFFRVDNSAAGAHQAVKHLTKSVSKGAVKVKQTPLTKRAMGHDLSMSDPEQDTEFERF; translated from the coding sequence ATGACGTGGTTTCACAATTTGAAGCTGGGCGCAAAACTGATGACGGGGTTTATCTCCGTCGCCCTCATAGCAGCGGTGATCGGCTATGTCGGCATCTGGAAGCTGAAGGCAATCGACGAGGCTGACAGAAAGCTGTACGAAAAGATCACTATCCCTATTTCCCAGCTCCAGGACATCTCCACCTCCTTCCAAAGAATCCGCATCAATATCCGAGACATGGTCGCGGCGACCGCTGCCGCCGACCGCAAAGGCTTCGGTGACCGCATCATCCAGCTGCGCGAAGACATCAACAAGACCTCCGGCGAGTTCGAGAAGACCATCATGACTGAAGAGGGACACAAGCTCTTCGCCGAGTTCAAGCGGGCCCGCGGCGTGTACGGCCCGCTGCTGGACCAGATGATTCAACTGACCCAGTCGAATCGGACCCAGGAGGCGCACGCGCTCGTGCTGGGGGAGGGCGCCAAGGCGGCCAAGGAGGAGCAGGCAGCTATCGACTCCCTGGTGGAAGCGAAGCTCGCCCAGGCGAAGCTGACTGCCGACGGCAACAACGCCCTTGCCAAGAGCGCCACCACCATCATGCTGGCCCTGCTCGCGGCCGGGGTGCTCCTCGCGGTCGCCCTGGGGTACTTCATCACCAGGCTGGTGCAGGGACAACTCGGAGCGGACCCCAAAGAGGTGAGCGAGGTGGCGAGCCGGGTCGCGAAGGGTGACATGTCGGTCGCCATAGATCTCGCCGGGAAGAAGGGGGACAGCGTGATGGCCGCCATGCACACCATGGTGGAGTCCATCAAGGCGCTCATCGCCGACGCGGCCATGCTCTCCGAGGCGGCCGTCGCCGGAAAGCTAGCCACCCGCGCCGACGCCGGGAAGCACGAAGGGGACTTCAGGAAGATCGTCAGCGGGGTGAACGATACCCTCGACGCGGTGATCGGGCCGCTGAACGTGGCCGCCGAGTACGTGGACCGGATCTCGAAAGGGGACATCCCCCCCAGGATCACCGACAGCTACAACGGCGACTTCAACGAGATCAAGAACAACGTGAACCAGTGCGTGGAGACGTTGAATGCGCTGATCTCGGACATGAACAACATGTCGGCCCAGCACGACCTGGGGGACATCGACGTGCAGATAGAGGCCGAGAGCTACCAGGGGGTCTACCGGGAGATGGCAACCGGGGTGAACAACATGGTGAGCGGCCACATCGCGGTGAAGAAGAAGGCGATGGCCTGCATCGGCGAGTTCGGGCGCGGCAACTTCGAGGCGCCGCTGGAGCAGTTCCCGGGGAAGAAGGCCTTTATCAACGACACCATCGAGCAGGTGCGGGTGAACCTGAAGGCGCTGATAGCCGACGCCAACATGCTCTCGGAGGCGGCCGTCGCCGGAAAGCTAGCCACCCGCGCCGACGCCGGGAAGCACCAGGGGGACTTCCGCAAAATCGTGCAGGGGGTGAACGAGACGCTGGACGCGGTGATCGGCCCGCTGAACGTGGCGGCGGAGTACGTGGACCGCATCTCCAAAGGGGACATTCCACCCAGGATCACCGACAGCTACAACGGCGACTTCAACGAGATCAAGCTGAACCTCAACAACTGCATCGACATCATGAACAACCTCCTTTTGGAAGCGGACAAAGTGGTGCGTGCCGCGGCGGAGGGAAGGCTGGATGAGCGCGCCAACCCGGAACTGTTTGTCGGCGGCTGGAAGGAACTTGTCGTAGGGGTGAACAACATCGTCGCGAACATCGTAAATCCGCTAATGGTAACGGCCGATTATGTCGATAAGGTAGCAAAAGGCGTGATACCGCCGGTGATCGTGACGGAGTACAAGGGGCAGTACAACATCATCAAGGAGAACCTGAACGCGGTGGTGAAGATGATGAACGAGCTCCTGGAGCAGACGGACATCATCATCAAGGCCGCGGCGGATGGAGAGCTGGACCGGCGGGCCGACGCCTCCCTCTTCGTGGGTGGGTGGAACAAGCTGGTGGCAGGGGTGAACGACACGGTCACCAACATCGTCAACCCGCTCATGGTGACGGCCGACCACGTGGACCGCATCGCCAAGGGTGACATGCCCCCGATGATAACTGCCGAATACAAAGGGCAGTACAACCTGATCAAGAACAACCTGAACGTGCTGATCGAGGCGATCAACAAGATAACCGACGCGGCCAAGGAGGTCTCCCACGGGAACCTGATGGTGAGCCTGCAGGAGCGCTCCGGGAACGACGAGCTGATCCAGGCGCTGTCGGCCATGGTCGGGAAGATCACCGAGGTGGTGACCGAGGTGAAGCAGGCGGCGGACAACGTCGCCAGCGGCAGCGTGCAACTCTCGGCGAACGCCCAGTCGATGTCGGAAGGGGCCTCGCAGCAGGCTGCGGCGGCCGAGGAGGCCTCCTCCTCGATGGAGGAGATGTCGGCCAACATCAGGCAGAACGCGGACAACGCCCAGCAGACCGAGAAGATAGCGGTGAAATCCTCCGAGGACGCGAAGGAAGGGGGGAAAGCGGTGGCCGAGACGGTGCAGGCGATGAAGGACATCGCAGGGAAGATCTCGATCATCGAGGAGATCGCGCGGCAGACCAACATGCTCGCCCTGAACGCGGCCATCGAGGCGGCGCGCGCCGGCGAACACGGCAAAGGGTTCGCCGTGGTGGCAAGCGAGGTGAGAAAGCTCGCCGAGAGAAGCCAGGTGGCGGCGGGAGAGATCTCGGAGCTCTCCGTTTCCAGCGTCGAGGTGGCCGAGACGGCAGGGGAGATGCTCTCCGGTATCCTCCCCGACATCCAGAAGACGGCGGAGCTGGTGCAGGAGATCAACGCCTCCAGCAAGGAGCAGGACACCGGCGCGCAGCAGATCAACAAGGCGATCCAGCAGCTGGACCAGGTGATCCAGCAAAACGCCTCGGCCAGCGAGGAGATGGCCTCCACCGCGGAGGAGCTCTCTTCCCAGTCGGCGCAGCTGCAGTCGACCATAGCCTTCTTCAGGGTCGACAATTCCGCCGCCGGAGCGCATCAGGCGGTGAAGCATCTTACCAAGTCCGTCTCGAAGGGTGCCGTTAAGGTCAAGCAGACGCCCTTGACCAAGCGCGCTATGGGGCACGACCTGTCCATGTCAGATCCGGAGCAGGACACGGAGTTCGAAAGGTTTTAA